TCGCCCGTCGCTGCCTGGGCCGCCGAGTCGACGAGTGCGGGCTCCGCTGATGGCGCCGAATTGGAGCCTGCCGCCGCCTCGGCGCAGCCGCCGGCCAGCAACAACAGCCCGATGAAACGCCTGCTGGACACCCGGCGGCGAGCATCCCTCACGCCGGGCGAAAACGCCCAGTTATCGGCTAGTATTTGCGGATTTCGCCGGCCGGGACAGCGGGGCGGAGCGAATTTTGCTCACATCGCCAGGCCGCCGTCGACGTCGACGGTGCGGCCGTTGAAGTAGTCACACTCGATGACGAAGCGCACGGCTCGCCAGATGTCCTCGGGCATGCCGATGCGGCCCACGGGGACTGCGGCCACCAGCGCGTCGCGCGCCTTCTGGTTCATGCCGATCGTCATGGGTGTCTCGATCATGCCCGGGGCGACGGTGCCCACGCGAATGCCGAACGAGGCAAACTCGCGCGCCCACGTCACAGTGTTGGCGGCGAGCGCGGCTTTGGTCGCCACGTAGTTCGATTGGCCGCGGTTGCCGTGGCGCGAAATGCTCGAGATATTCACCACGACGCCCGGGCGCGTGCCTGCTTCGAGCATGGTTTTGACGAGCTCGCGCACCATGAACGTCGCGCCCGTGAGGTTCACCGCCAGCACGCGGTTCCAGTCGTCGGCCGACAGAGTCGTAACCTTGCCCGTCTCCCGGTCGCGCTTCACGAGCAGACCGTCGCGCAGGATCCCGGCATTGTTGACCAGCGCGTTCAAGCCGCCCAGCTCACCGCTCGCCCACTGGGTGAACGCCACCGCGTCCGCTTCGTCGGCCACGTCGAGCCGACGGCGTTTGATGCCTGCCGGCAACTCGGCCAATCCGGCCTCGTCGATGTCACCCGCGGCGACCTGAGCGCCGGCGGCCGCTAGCTCTTTGGCGAAGTGCGCGCCCATGCCTCTGCCGGCGCCGGTCACGATGACCTTGAGTGCTTTCAAATCCATGATTTTGGCCTCTTTCTCGCTCTTTCGGCGCCGGAGGAAGGACCCGGCGCCAGTCGAAATACGGAAACGTCTCCGCTCAGTTCCTGAGCGCCTTGCCGAACCAATCGGCCAGGTTCGGATACAGCTGTTTCGCGGCCTTGCCACCCACGACCGCGCCGACGTGTCCACCGGGGATCACGAGCACACTCTGGTTGCTCGACCCCGACAGGGTGTTGAGCGCCTGCGCCGCCGGGGGCGGGCAGATCACATCGCGGTCGGTCACGACGGTCAGCACCGGACACCGAATGGCTTCGAGGGCCACACGCCGGCCGCCGACGTAATGCTCACCTCGGGCCAGCGCGTTCTTCTGGTAGAGGTCGCGGATGTATTTGGCGTAGGCCGCGCCGGGGAACGGGATGTTCGCGCTCGACCACTCTTCGAGGGCGTTGAACGCCTCGAGCCGCTCGGCGTCGCCGAGGCGGTCGAGAAAGCTCAGCCATTTGCCGATCTGCGCCGTGGGTCGGAGCGCGACGAAACCGCTCTGCATCTGCTCGGCCCGGATGTTCCCCGCGGCCGCGATCGCCTCGGGATCGAACCAGCGGGGATCGACCATGTGGGCCAGCATGCCGCCCTCGGAAAAATCGATCGGACCGGCCAGATTCACCAGCGCGCCGATGGAATCGGGCTCGAGCGCTGTGTGGATCGCGGTCAAGGTCCCGCCGATGCAATACCCGAGCAGTCCAATGCGGGCCGCGCCGGTCTCGCGCTTGACCCTGCGCACCATGCGCCCGAGGCGAGCCACCACCGTGTCCCATTCCAGGTAACGGTCCTCGTCCTCGGGCACCCCCCAATCCAGGCAAAACACGTCGAAGCCGGCATCGACCAGGGCCCGGGCGAGCGACGCGCCGGGGCGCAGATCGAGCACGTACCAGCGGTTGATCAACGACGGAACCAGCAGCACCGGCGGGCGATTCGCCGGTTCGGGGGCGCCCGCGGCGGCGCGGAACCGGTGCAGCTCGGCGCTTCCTTCGCGAAAGAGTGTGTCCTTGGGGGTAGGTGCGAGGGTCATCGAGGCTCTTCCTCCGTTCACACGCTGGTGCGCAGAGTCTCGGTCGCCTTCTTGCTCAGCTCCGAGTTGAGCTTGCGCCACTCGTTCGAGAGCGACAGGCCATAAGCCAGCGACTCTTTCATCAACTTGGCGCTCTCGTCGATGGCCTGCTGGGCGCGCTCGACGCCTTGGCCCTGGGTCTTTGCGAGCTGCTCACCGAGCTGCTCCATGCGCTCGAGCTGCTCCTTGGCGGCGCGGGTCCAGAGATCGAAGAACGGGTTCTGCTGAGTGAAGCCGGGGATGAACATGTTTGTCTCGTGCCTTTTCTGCGCTGTAATTGTTGCAGCGCACAACGGTAATAGGCACCGGAACCAGGCGTGTCAAGTCGAAATTGTTGCAGCGCAACACGTCAGCGCTTGCGCGGTTTCTTTTTCAGCGAGCGCTTGAGCTCGTCGAGCTCGCGCCGGAGTGTGGCGATGTCGTCACCGTTCGGCGCGGGTCTGGGCTCGCGTGTTGCGCGAGGTGGAGGCGGCGGGGGCACGGCCGCCTCCGGCTGGCCGCCACCCCAGCTCGGCTGCTGGGAGAACAAACGAGCGAGGGCGTTGGTCGCGCTGAACGGCACGTTGGCGAACGGGAAATAGGGGGAGACCGCCTGGGCGCCTTGTTTTGCGGTCAGGTACATTTCCAGCGTTGCAGTCACGTACTTGCCCAGAAATTCACCCAGGGCGTCGTCCTGCATGCGGATCAGCTGAGTCAGGAGCGGCACCGGCAAGAGGCGCGCCGTCGGGCCCTCCAGGATCACCTGGGTGAGGGTCGCCTGGGTCAGGTCTTGCCCGGTCTTGGCGTCGACGACCCGCACGTCCGCGCCCTCGCGAATGCGTGCCGTCAGCTCCTCGAGCGTGATGTAGCGGCTCTCGTTCGTGTCGTAGAGGCGCCGATTGGAGTATTTTTTTACCACCAGGCTCATATCGCAATGCAGCACACTAGCTCCCCAGCGAGCCCCTGGGAAGCCCATAATTGCGGCAGTGCACCATGGCGCTTGACCGAGAAAGAAGGTGGGGTTATGCATGCGCAGGCCAACCATGGTGCGACGCAACAAAAAGCTGCCCTTGCTGTTCCTGACCCTGGGTCTGGCCCTTGGCTGCAACGCCGCGTCGGGCAATGCGGACGAGTGCAGCAAAGGCTCGGAGTGCAGCTCTGGGGCCTGCAACGACGGCAAGTGTGTGCCTTCGGGCGGCGGCGCGGCCGGGGCCGCGGGCGCCGGGGGTGTGGCGGGGGCCGCAGCTGGCGGTGCGGGCGGAGTGGCGGGCGCCGGGGGCAGCCCGGGCGGGGCCGGCGGTGGCACGGGCGGCGGGTTCTGTGCGCCCAACCACGACGGCGTCATCGAAAAGAGTGAGACCCCGCTCGCCGCTGGTCTGAACGCGAAGTTCCTGGTCTCGGGTGCGACGGCGGTGGACAGTGCGGGTGTCTCTCAGGGAGACGGCAGTCGGGTGTGGGATTTTGCTGGCGGCCTGAGCGGTGACCACCTGGTGCTGGTCGAGACCCAGAAGCTCGATGGCAAGTGGTTCGCCGGGAAGTTCCCCGGCGCCAGCTACTCGGCGCGCCTGTCCGAGTCGAGCGACCTTCAGGGTGTGTTCGAGATCACGGCGTCGTCCCTGCTGCTACGCGGAGTCGTGTCCCCCACCGACGGTCTCACCCGCACCGAGCTCACGTATTCACCCGCGGTCGTGGTCCTGGATTTCCCGCTGAAAGAGGGAAAAACCTGGTCGACGCTGGCAAACGTGAACGGGCTCGCCTCCGGGGTGCTCGTTGCATACACCGAGAAGTACGAGAGCAGCGTCGATGCGCACGGCGCGTTGAAGGCGCCGTTCGGAGAATTTCCCGTGCTCCGGACGCGGGTCGTGCTCACGCGGCAGGTCGGCCTGGTCACCACGGTCGTGCGCAGCTTCCTGTACGGCGCGGAGTGCTTCGGCACGGTCGCAAACCTGGTGGCCAAGGACAACGTCACGACGACCGAGGTCAGCGAGGCCGCAGAGCTGCGGAGGCTTGCGCCGTGAGCTCGGGCGGGCTTCGCCTCGGTATTTGCCTCGGGCTGCTGGGCGCGTGCGCTTGTGCGCCGGCGTTCCATACGGGCCCCATGCCGGGTGAGCCTCAGGCGACCTACGCCAAAGTGGCCGGTGCGCGCGTGCGATTCGTCGATCGCGGGAGCGGCCCGGTCGTGGTGCTGCTGCATGGATTTGCGTCGTCGCTCGAGACCTGGGAGCCGGTGCGCCCCGCCCTGGAGCGAGATCACCGGGTCATTTCCCTGGATTTGAAGGGGTTCGGCTGGACCGATCGACCGAACGGGGACTACTCACCGCGCGCGCAGGCGCTGCTCGTGTTTGCCCTGCTCGACGCGCGGGGAGTGAAGAGCGCGAGCGTGGTGGCTCACTCCTGGGGCGCGTCCGTCGCGCTGCAGATGGCACTGCTGCACCCCGAGCGGGTCGAGCGCATCGCGCTCTACGACGCCTGGGTCTACGAAGAGCAGCTGCCCAGCACTTTCCACTTTGCCCGCAGCGATGGCGTTGGTGAGGCGCTCTTCGGGGCGTTTTACGCCGAGCGTTCGGAAGACAAGATCGCGCAGGCATTTTACGACGAGCGCAACGTGAGCCAGCGTCTGATCGAGGATGTCGAGCGCGCGCTCGATCGCCCCGGGACGGTGGCCGCGGCCCTCGCGGCGACGCGCGGCCAGCGTTTCGCCGAGGTCGAAGGGCGCTATCGCGAAATCAAGCAGCCGGTGCTCCTGCTCTGGGGCCGCGAAGATCGCGTGACGCCGATCGAGATCGGGGAGCGGCTGGTGCGCGATCTGCCCCAGGCGAAGCTCAGCGTTTACCCGCGCACCGGTCACTTCCCGATGCTCGAGGCGGGCCCGGAGTCGACGCGAGATCTGGCCGAATTCCTGAAAAACCCAGCCGCAATGGCCCGGAAAACACCGAGCCCGCCGCCGGCGCAGCCCGTGGCCGCGCCGCCGCCCGTGGCCCCGCCGTCGGCGCCTGGCGACACCCAACCCGAGGGCGAGTGAAGCCCACGACCTTGGGATTTGCGCTGGCGCTGTTGGCGTCGGACGCAAGGGCGACGGGCTACGCGGACTACGGCCGCGATCTCGGCGCCAAGCCGGTCGAGGATGTCCGCCTCGACGGGTACTACCGGGTTCGCGGCGAGGCCCTCTACAACCTCGACCTCGACCGCGGGGCGACCCCCTCGGGCCAGCTGCTCTATCCGGTGCCGCTGGGCTCGACGTCGGCTCAGACCCTCACTCGGGCTGACATGCGGCTGCGCACTGATCTGTCGATCTTCGCTCCTGGCGGCATGCTGGCGGTCAAGGCGCGCATCGACGCCCTCGACGACGTCGCACTCGGCAGTGCTCCGGAGGGGATTCCGGCAGCGAGCGGCAGCCAGCGCGCCGATGCCGGGACGATCACCGTCAAGCGGGTGTGGGGTGAGGCGCTGACGCCGGTGGGTGCGCTGGCCATTGGTCGCATGGGTAGCCATTGGGGACTCGGCATTCTCACCAACGCCGGGGATTGCCTCGACTGTGACAGCGGCGACGCAGCCGACCGCGTGGCGTTCGTTACGCCGATTCTCGGGCATTTCTGGGCTATTTCTTACGATTTTTCAGCGACCGGCCCGTTCGTACCTGCCCGTGATGCCAAGCGTTCGATCGGCATCGCGCCAAGCGCGGCGGTGCACACGCTCACGTTCGCGGTGCTCAACTCGCGCTCGGATGCAGCCCGCGTGCGGCGAGCCAAGGCCGACAAGACCACGCTCGAGTATGGCGCGTACGCCTCGCACCGCTGGCAGAACGACGACGTGCCGGCCACCTATCTGCCGGTGGCGCAGCCCGTAGTGATCGACCAACGGCAGGTGATGGCGCGGGGTTATTCGGCCACGGCGGGTGACGTGTGGACCCGCCTGAGTGGCAAGGGCTATCGAGTCGAGGCCGAGCTCGCCTATCTCACCGCGAAGGTCGAGCAGCCTTCGCTGATCCCGGGCGTGTTGTTCCGCGATCCTGCGACCAGCAAGCAGCTCGGCGCCGCCATCGAGAGTGAGGCCGGCGATGCGCTTGGCAGCTATGGCCTCGGGCTCGACGCGGGATACGCCAGCGGCGATTCGGCGCCGGGTTTCGGCGCCTTCCCGGGCGTGAATCAGAAGGCCCCCGTCGCCGGAGATCTGGACGGACCCCAGGCTCGTCCTGCCTACGACCAGACCGTGAACAACTTCCGTTTTCACCCGGATTACCGCGTAGATCGCCTGCTGTTCCGGGAAATCATCGGCACCGTCACCGACGCCGTCTACGTCCGGCCGCACGTGCGTGGGGAGCTGTTTCGCTTTGCGAGCGGCCACCTCGAGGCGTCGCTGTTCGCGGTGATGTCGTGGGCGGTGAACGCCGAGTCCACGCCGGGCGGGAAAAAGCCGCTGGGCGTGGAGCTCGATCCGACCTTGCGCTACGAGAGCCGAGACGGATTCGTGGTCGCGCTCGAACAAGCCACACTTTTACCTCAGTCCGGGCTCGACAACCCGAACCTGCACCTGAAGGCCAAGGCGGCCCAACTCTGGCGCATTGCCGCCGCGTTCACCTTCTGAGGAGAGCCATGCTTCGACTCGAGATCAGTTTCTGCCTGCTCGCCGTGCTGGCGTTGGGTTGCGGCGACAACAAGACCGAGGCTCCCAAGTACGCTGACTACCAGGGCGCTGAACCGACCGCGCTCGCGTGTGTCCCGAACCTGGATGGGCGCATCGACGCCAGCGAAGCCCGACCGGCGATCGGCGCTGAGATCTCGTATCTGGTGTCGCCGGCGGGCGGCGAAAGAGCCGTGGACATCGCGGGAACGGACCTGGGAAATGGCCGCATTCGCTGGGATTTTGCCACGGATTTTGCGGACGACCAGCGCGCGGTGGTTGTGCCGGCAGTCGTCGCCGGCAAGTGGTACCAGGCGGCGTTTCCGCCGGACGCGTTCGTGACACCCTTCGACGCTGCGGGGACGATCGAGAACATCGTCCGGCACGACGACACCGCGCTCTGGCTCCTGGGTGTTGCCTCGCGCGACGAAGCGCCGCCGGAGGGAAAGACGCTCCTCGTTTACGACGCGCCGGTTGAGATCTTGCGATTTCCCATCGAGCCCGGGGGTGAGTTCGTCTCGGCCGGAACGGTGAAGAACGGCACCCTGCGCGGCCTGCCGTACGCGGGCAAGGACACGTACGAGGTGTCCGTCGACGCGGTCGGCGAGGTGGTCTTACCTGCGCTCGCCTTCACCCAGGCCCACCGCGTGCGTACGAAGGTCACGGTCGCGCCCGCGGTCGGTGCCAGCACATCGCGCCGACAGGTCTCGTTCTTCTTCGAGTGTTTCGCCGAGGTCGCGCGTGCCACCAGCAAGCCCGACGAACCGGACGCGGACTTCATGATCGCCGCGGAGCTACGCCGCATTGGGTTTTGAGCAACGAGGAGAAAACACATGAATCCCTGGGATCTGTACAAAAAGGCCTTCAACGCCTGGGAAAACGCCACCGCCACTTACATGGAGCAGGTGCTCAAGAGCCCGCTCGTGCTCGAGCCGGCTGGCATGTGGCTGACGGCGGCGATGAAAGCCAAGGTCAAGAGCGATAAGTTCGCAGCGGACTGGTGGGGTGGCCTCGGGCTTCCCACCAAGCGCGACCAGGAGCGCACGCTGCACAAGCTGAATCAACTCGAGAGCAAGCTGCTCGACCTCGAAGAACGCCTCTCCCAGCCCGAGAAGTGAAGCATGCTCGATATCACTCCCTACCGTGAGCTGAAGATCGCGCCGCGCGCCGTGTTCGATTCCCTCGAGGAGCGACGCTCACGTCCGCGGTTCATGTTGCCGGGGCCAAACGGCGATTGGCAGGCCGTGACCTGGGGCGCGTACGCCGACAGCATCCGCAAGATCGCCTGTTGTCTGGCGGCCTTTGGACTCGAGCCGGGCGACCGAGCCGCGATCTTCGCGCCGAATCGTGTCGAGTGGATCGAGGCTGCGTTGGCGATTCAAGCTGCCGGCGGTGTGATGGTTCCGGTCTATCCGGCCTGCACTGGCGAGCAGGCGGCGTACATCGTCGACCACAGCGACGCCAAGGTGCTGTTCGTGGACACGGCCGGGCTTTTGTCGCGGATCTTGGAGCGGTTTGGCGAGATGAAACGGCTCGAGCGCGTGGTGCTGCTCGATGAAACACTCGATGTCGGCAAGCTGCTCGCGGAGTTGAGGGCTGCAGGCAAGTCCGCGCCGGGCTACTCCGAAATCGAAGCGAAGTTCTCGACCTGGTCGCGGGCGCTCGCCCTCGGCGCGACGCACGACGCCGAGGCCCCGACGCGATTCCTCGACCGCATGCACGGCATCTCGCTGAGCCAACCAGGGTTGATGCTGTACACTAGCGGCACGACCGGCAATCCCAAGGGGGTGCCGCTCACGCACGAGAACGTGGCAAAGAACGGCCTGGATTGGCTGGAGTGCAACGCGCCGTTGCTCGAGGACAACGCGGTCGATCTGCTGTGGTTGCCGATGAGCCACATCTTCGGTTTAGGTGAGGCTTGCCTTGGCAATACGCTGGGCTTCACCACCTATCTGACCAACCCGATGGACGTG
The genomic region above belongs to Myxococcales bacterium and contains:
- a CDS encoding SDR family oxidoreductase, with the protein product MDLKALKVIVTGAGRGMGAHFAKELAAAGAQVAAGDIDEAGLAELPAGIKRRRLDVADEADAVAFTQWASGELGGLNALVNNAGILRDGLLVKRDRETGKVTTLSADDWNRVLAVNLTGATFMVRELVKTMLEAGTRPGVVVNISSISRHGNRGQSNYVATKAALAANTVTWAREFASFGIRVGTVAPGMIETPMTIGMNQKARDALVAAVPVGRIGMPEDIWRAVRFVIECDYFNGRTVDVDGGLAM
- a CDS encoding alpha/beta fold hydrolase, whose product is MTLAPTPKDTLFREGSAELHRFRAAAGAPEPANRPPVLLVPSLINRWYVLDLRPGASLARALVDAGFDVFCLDWGVPEDEDRYLEWDTVVARLGRMVRRVKRETGAARIGLLGYCIGGTLTAIHTALEPDSIGALVNLAGPIDFSEGGMLAHMVDPRWFDPEAIAAAGNIRAEQMQSGFVALRPTAQIGKWLSFLDRLGDAERLEAFNALEEWSSANIPFPGAAYAKYIRDLYQKNALARGEHYVGGRRVALEAIRCPVLTVVTDRDVICPPPAAQALNTLSGSSNQSVLVIPGGHVGAVVGGKAAKQLYPNLADWFGKALRN
- a CDS encoding alpha/beta fold hydrolase, encoding MSSGGLRLGICLGLLGACACAPAFHTGPMPGEPQATYAKVAGARVRFVDRGSGPVVVLLHGFASSLETWEPVRPALERDHRVISLDLKGFGWTDRPNGDYSPRAQALLVFALLDARGVKSASVVAHSWGASVALQMALLHPERVERIALYDAWVYEEQLPSTFHFARSDGVGEALFGAFYAERSEDKIAQAFYDERNVSQRLIEDVERALDRPGTVAAALAATRGQRFAEVEGRYREIKQPVLLLWGREDRVTPIEIGERLVRDLPQAKLSVYPRTGHFPMLEAGPESTRDLAEFLKNPAAMARKTPSPPPAQPVAAPPPVAPPSAPGDTQPEGE
- a CDS encoding TIGR04551 family protein, whose amino-acid sequence is MKPTTLGFALALLASDARATGYADYGRDLGAKPVEDVRLDGYYRVRGEALYNLDLDRGATPSGQLLYPVPLGSTSAQTLTRADMRLRTDLSIFAPGGMLAVKARIDALDDVALGSAPEGIPAASGSQRADAGTITVKRVWGEALTPVGALAIGRMGSHWGLGILTNAGDCLDCDSGDAADRVAFVTPILGHFWAISYDFSATGPFVPARDAKRSIGIAPSAAVHTLTFAVLNSRSDAARVRRAKADKTTLEYGAYASHRWQNDDVPATYLPVAQPVVIDQRQVMARGYSATAGDVWTRLSGKGYRVEAELAYLTAKVEQPSLIPGVLFRDPATSKQLGAAIESEAGDALGSYGLGLDAGYASGDSAPGFGAFPGVNQKAPVAGDLDGPQARPAYDQTVNNFRFHPDYRVDRLLFREIIGTVTDAVYVRPHVRGELFRFASGHLEASLFAVMSWAVNAESTPGGKKPLGVELDPTLRYESRDGFVVALEQATLLPQSGLDNPNLHLKAKAAQLWRIAAAFTF